GCAACTAGCGCCCGCAGGCCGGCGTTCTCAGTCGCCGGCAGCCGGTTTAAGCCCTCGCGAACAATAATTCGGTTTTCGCCTACGAGCGGCACAAGGTCAGCCACTGTCCCCACTGCCACCAGGTCAAGATATTTATAAAGTTCGTCCACCGGCCGGCCCGCGTCCTGCCACAAAGCCTGGCAGAGCTTAAAAGCCACACCAACCCCGGCCAGCGCCTTTTCCGGATACGGGCAATCAGGCTGTTTCGGGTTGATCACCGCCAGAGCCGCCGGCACCGCCGCCCCCGGCTCATGATGATCGGTGATGATAATATCGGCTTCCCCCCGAATCGCCGCCACCTCGTTCACCGCCGTAATGCCGCAGTCCACGGTAATAATGAGGTCAGCCCCCGCCCGGCAAAGGTTTTGCAGGGCCGTTATGTTCAGCCCATAACCTTCGCTGAACCGGTCAGGCACATAATAGGCGACTGCCGCCCCCAGCTGGCTGAGTACACGATATAAAAGTGCGGACGCGGTGATGCCGTCCACATCGTAATCGCCGTAAATAACGATTTTTTCCTTGGAATGTAATGCCTGACGGATTCGTTCGATCGCCGCCGCCATGCCTTTAAGGGCAAAGGGGTCATGCAGACGCTCAACCCCGGCGTTTAAAAATGCGTCGGCCGCTTCTACCGAGTTAATTCCCCGGTTAATGAGGATCTGCGCCACCAGCGGTGTAATTCCCAGCTGCCCGGCAATCTCGGCCTGCAGCGCCCGGTCAGCAGCGGCAACCCGCCAGATTGAACTAACATGAGCCACAACCAACAACTCCTAAACCGCAAAGTTAATCATGCCGATAAATTGGCACCACAAAGCATGAAAACCGATATTTAACCACTTTCCGTTTACCTCATACCTCATACCTCATACTTCATACCTCATACTTTAAATTAAATTAATTCGCCGCCGCAAGCCGCTAGTCCTACCCCTCGCCGCCTACCGCAACAAAAAGTTGTCCCAGTTATTGTCAGACCAATAAATTGCCCAGGACTATCCAGCGCCTGCGCCAAGCTGTATAATATTTACAGAAGCATAATATTATGAGGTGATCGGATGCCGCGAATACTGCATTTCGCCGACCTGCACCTGGGCGCGCCCTTTCGCCAGTTCGGGCCGCGCGGCAAGCTGCTGCGCGAAGGACTGAAAAAAACACTCGAAAACATTATCGCCGCCGCGCAAAAAGAGCGGGCCGACTTGGTGCTGTGTGCCGGCGATTTAGTAGACGCTAACCAGGTGTCGCCGGCGACGGTAGACTTTATCGCCGCCCACGTTTGGCAAATTGGACGTACCGGTCGTTATTCAACCAGGCACCCATGACTGTTATGACCGCCAGGCCGTCTATAACGCCAGGTCTTTGCCCGGCTTCCAAACGTGCAAATCGCCACGGCCGAAGAAGGCCAAACCTTTGAATTTCCAAGCCTCTCGCTGGCTGTACATATCAAGGCCAATACCGCTAACCGCAGCCCGGTCAGCCCGCTGGCCGGCCTTACCCCTCACGCCGATTTTCGCTGGAATGTGGCCGTCGCCCATGGCTCACTGCAAATTCCCGGTAAAGCGGCTGCCGACGATTACCCTATTACGTTCGACCAGCTAGCCGCCTCCGGCATGGACTATGTGGCCCTCGGCCACTGGCATAACTTTTACGAAGTAACCAGCACCTCCCCCCTGGCCTGCTATGCCGGCGCTGCCGGTACCCTGAGCTGGACGGAAGCGGACAGCGGCACGGTCTGCCTGGTGGATTTGGACGACAGTGGCGTGCGTGTTACCCGCCTGTCGGTGGCTTATCACCGCTGGCACGATGCGGAGTGCGCCTTTGACGAAGTCGAAGCCCGCCTGACCGAACTAAAGGGCGATACCAGCCTGCTGCGGCTTACGGTGCGGGGCGACCTGCCGGAAGGCGGTGCGGCCAAACTGGCCGAACTGACCAAGCGCTGGCAAAACGCCTTTTTCTACCTTGAAATTAGGAGCCCGGCCAGCCCGTCCGTCGCGGTAAACCTTGATCAAGTAAACGAAAACACTTTTGCCGGCCAGTTCCTGCTGCTGGCGAAAGAGCGGCTGGCCCAGGCCGCGCCGGAAGACAAGAACCTCTTGGCCAAGGTGCTGGCGCGCGGCTGCCAAATCCTGACGGCCGGGGAGGTGGACTAAGATGCTGATCGAACAGATCGCTGTCAAAAACTTCCGCAATTTAGCCGACGTAAACCTCACCTTACAGCCTGGCATCACCCTCATCAAAGCCAAAAATGAGGGTGGCAAAACGTCGCTACGCAAGGCCGTGGAAATAGCCCTGTTCGGCGACCCCCGTTCGGCCGCCGCCAAAGTCTATCAACACCAGACCTGGGGCCAGAATAGCCTGTACGAAATCCGCCTGGACTTTTCCGCCGACGGGAAGCGCTACCGCCTGGTGCGCGATTTTGAAGCCCGCACGTCAGTGCTGGAAAACTTAGCTGACGGCAAAAAACTGACCGATAAGAAACGGATTGAAGAAAAACTGGCCGAAATTCTCGGCCTGCCGACCGCCACACTGTTTTTGAATACCGTTTATTTCTCGGCGGAAGAAATGATCCAGCTCAAGAATGCCGAAGAGCTGCGCAAACGGCTGGAAGAAAAACTGAGCGGTCTAGATGGCGTCGTGGTGTCCAAGTTGCTCAAAGACATTGACGACCACCTGAGCGAACTCACCAAAGGCCTAAAAGGCACAGCCAAAAATCCCGGCCCCATCCGGCGGCTCACCGACAAACTAGATGCGCTACAGGCCGAACTGCGAGAAATGGAAGAAACCGTCCGCCAGGCCGCCGCCAAATACGCCGAGTATTACGAAACGTCGCAGGCAATCGCCACCCTGAAAGAACAACTGGCGATCAAAGAAACGGAAAACGAAAAATACGTCCAGTATAAAAAAGCCAAAGAAATGTGGGATAATGCCACCGCCCGCTTAAACACGCTCACCGACCAGCTGGCGCAACGCGCCAACTACGAAACGGTGGCAAAACAGCTCGCCGACGAGTTAACGCAAATCGAAACCCAAGGCCAGCAAATCGCGGCCGTCGTTGCCGCCATTGACCAGGCGCTGCAGACCGCCGCCGAGCTGGCGCGCTCCCGCACCGACGCCCAAATCCTGGCGACCGTACTGGCCAAAATCGCGGCGGCCCAGGCCGACCTCGAGGCGGCGCAAACGGTTTTGGCCGGCTGTGTGGCGGTAAAACCGGCTGATGTAAAAACCGCCCAGAAACTAGCCAGCGAAATTCACGGCCTGGCCCAAGCCGGGAAAAACGAGGGGTTTGTCGTCGACATCACGCCGCTGACCGCTGCACTGCCAACCGTCATTGTCGACGGCGAACCACTGACCAATCCGGCCCAAACGGTCGAGGCCCGCGCCAGCGTGGAAATTGAGCTGCCCGGCGTTGCCCGCATCCGCATTGGCAATAAAAATGCCGACGCCGCCAAGCGCCTGGCGGCCGAACGCCAGGCTCGCGCCAACCTGGCTGCCCTCCTAGCTGGCTATGGCGCGAGCGACCCCGATGAACTGGCCCGGCTGAAAGAGGCCTATGACCAGGCCAGCGCCCAGGTGCAGGCCAAGCAGGCAGCATTAACCGCCCTGCTGGGCGGCCACCCGCTCGAACATTACCACCAGCAACAAGCCGCCTGGGCCCGCACGATCGAAGGCCAAGAACAGGCACTCCAGACGCAGATACAAGCAGCGCTGGCAGCCGCAAGTTCAACTGGCACCACCGCTCCGGCGGCAAGCGACCTGCCGGCCGCCCTTGCCTGGCTGCAAACGCTTCACGCCGCCCTCACCGATCAGCGTGATAAATTGCGCATCCAGTGGCGCGACAAAAATAACGAGCTGCAGCAAGTACAGGGCAGACTCAAACAGCTTCCCCCAGCAGACAAGTTAGAAGCAGACCAAAAAGCGGCTGCCCGCGATGTATTTGTCGCCAAAGTCGCCTTTGACGACTTAAATCTCCCCGCCATCAGCCCCGAGCAGCTCATCCGACTGGAGAAAGAAGTTGCCGACCTAAAGCACGAACTGCGGGACAAAGAAATCGCCCAGGCCAAGCTAGAAGCCTACCTGGCCACCGTGCGCTATGGCATCGAAGATATTGAAACGAAACGCGAGGAAATCGAAACCTGCCAGGAGCAGCTACGCGCCCTGCAGGAAGAAGTGCAAGTGCTCTCCATTCTCAAAGAGTGGTTTAGCGAAGCCCGCAATAACACGGTGGCGAAAATCACCAGCGACATCGGCGACGCTTTGCTGCGTTACTTTAATACCCTGACCGAGGGCCGCTACAACCAGGTCGGCCTCAGTCCCGACCTCAGCCCGATGGTGTTTTCGGCAGACAAAGGCGACCATGTGGATATTGGCAGTGAACTGTCCACCGGTACCCGCGACCAGCTCTACTTCGCCACCCGCTTGGCCCTCATCCCGGCAATCAGCCAGGGGAAAAAGCCGCCGCTACTGCTCGACGACCCCTTTGTCCACTTTGATCCCGACCGGCGGGCCAAAGCCTTTGCCCTTCTCAAGGAACTGGCGAAAGACCACCAAATTTTGTTGTTTACCTGCGGCGACGGCTGCGACGCCTATGCCGATACCGTCATAAATCTGTAATTATCGCTCTGAACTAGACAAAACACGAAAAGCTGCCCCTAGGGGCAGCTTTTCGTATACCACAATAAGGAGATGGCTTCGCTTAAAGCCTTACTGCACGATGCCAATCCATTTCCAATAGGTCACAACCATGGCGCTCATGAACGCCGCGCCCAGGATGCTCATAACCAGGCCGGTCCTAAACAGCTCGCCGGCGGTAATATGGCCGGTGCCCATGGCGACAGCATTAGGCATATTACTGACCGGCAAGAGGTACTGGTGCTGCATGTTCATACCCAAAATCAGGGCAAATACCAGCGGATCGGCGCCGATGGCCACGGCATGGGCGATGACGACCGGGGTAAGGGCCGTCGTTTTTGGCCCGCCGCCGGTAAAGAAAACCTGCAGCGCGGTGACGATCCAGATAAGAACAATGATCTGCATGGCGTGGGGCATGTTCGCGATCGGGGACAGCATCGTACCGGCCAACCACTTGGCCGCGCCGGAGCTAACCAGCGCCGTTCCCATCGACAGGCCGGCGCCGTACACGATAAAAACATTCCATGGCACCTTTTGCTGGGCCTCTTTCCAATTCATGACGCCGCGGCCCGGCCAGAGGAGCAGCAGCACGGCCAGCAGGCCAACAATGACAACGTTGACTTTATGGAGCGAGTCGGTGGCCCACAAGACGAGCGTTACCAGGAAAACGACCAGCGTATACAGCTCTTGTTTGCTAAGCGGCCCCAGGGCGGCCAGCTCCCGACGGACATAGTCCTGGCCCTGGCCCAGGCTTTCGATTTCCGGCTTCCACATCAGGCGAAGGACATAGACCGAAATGAAGGCCAGCGTAAAAGCCGGCGGTCCGCCGACACGGAACCATTCCGACCAGGAAATGGCTTTTTTGGTCGCACTTTCGATTAGGCCGGCCGTAATCGGGTTGCCCACATGGGCCGTCAAAATACCGATGCTCATCATGGTACCGCTCATCGCAACGATGAACAGCAGGGCTTTCACGATATTGCTCTGCCCCTGCTTGGCATCAAAGGCCTGACCGATCCCAAGGATGATGGGCAGCATAAGCAGCGTGCGAGCCGTAATCGACGGGACAAGAAAGCTCATGACCGCCATGACGGCC
Above is a window of Thermosinus carboxydivorans Nor1 DNA encoding:
- a CDS encoding metallophosphoesterase family protein, whose amino-acid sequence is MQIATAEEGQTFEFPSLSLAVHIKANTANRSPVSPLAGLTPHADFRWNVAVAHGSLQIPGKAAADDYPITFDQLAASGMDYVALGHWHNFYEVTSTSPLACYAGAAGTLSWTEADSGTVCLVDLDDSGVRVTRLSVAYHRWHDAECAFDEVEARLTELKGDTSLLRLTVRGDLPEGGAAKLAELTKRWQNAFFYLEIRSPASPSVAVNLDQVNENTFAGQFLLLAKERLAQAAPEDKNLLAKVLARGCQILTAGEVD
- a CDS encoding metallophosphoesterase, whose protein sequence is MPRILHFADLHLGAPFRQFGPRGKLLREGLKKTLENIIAAAQKERADLVLCAGDLVDANQVSPATVDFIAAHVWQIGRTGRYSTRHP
- a CDS encoding SLC13 family permease, which gives rise to MSRQKWLALAIAFAALAAIVWFTPAVAGLKASGKAALGVAVFAIVIWATQAVDDALSGLMIVFLLASLNATSLGGAFSGYANTALWLIVIGFIMAACMEKSGLSKRIALILVNAAGGSAGKVYWAVAAVMAVMSFLVPSITARTLLMLPIILGIGQAFDAKQGQSNIVKALLFIVAMSGTMMSIGILTAHVGNPITAGLIESATKKAISWSEWFRVGGPPAFTLAFISVYVLRLMWKPEIESLGQGQDYVRRELAALGPLSKQELYTLVVFLVTLVLWATDSLHKVNVVIVGLLAVLLLLWPGRGVMNWKEAQQKVPWNVFIVYGAGLSMGTALVSSGAAKWLAGTMLSPIANMPHAMQIIVLIWIVTALQVFFTGGGPKTTALTPVVIAHAVAIGADPLVFALILGMNMQHQYLLPVSNMPNAVAMGTGHITAGELFRTGLVMSILGAAFMSAMVVTYWKWIGIVQ
- a CDS encoding ATP-binding protein, with the translated sequence MLIEQIAVKNFRNLADVNLTLQPGITLIKAKNEGGKTSLRKAVEIALFGDPRSAAAKVYQHQTWGQNSLYEIRLDFSADGKRYRLVRDFEARTSVLENLADGKKLTDKKRIEEKLAEILGLPTATLFLNTVYFSAEEMIQLKNAEELRKRLEEKLSGLDGVVVSKLLKDIDDHLSELTKGLKGTAKNPGPIRRLTDKLDALQAELREMEETVRQAAAKYAEYYETSQAIATLKEQLAIKETENEKYVQYKKAKEMWDNATARLNTLTDQLAQRANYETVAKQLADELTQIETQGQQIAAVVAAIDQALQTAAELARSRTDAQILATVLAKIAAAQADLEAAQTVLAGCVAVKPADVKTAQKLASEIHGLAQAGKNEGFVVDITPLTAALPTVIVDGEPLTNPAQTVEARASVEIELPGVARIRIGNKNADAAKRLAAERQARANLAALLAGYGASDPDELARLKEAYDQASAQVQAKQAALTALLGGHPLEHYHQQQAAWARTIEGQEQALQTQIQAALAAASSTGTTAPAASDLPAALAWLQTLHAALTDQRDKLRIQWRDKNNELQQVQGRLKQLPPADKLEADQKAAARDVFVAKVAFDDLNLPAISPEQLIRLEKEVADLKHELRDKEIAQAKLEAYLATVRYGIEDIETKREEIETCQEQLRALQEEVQVLSILKEWFSEARNNTVAKITSDIGDALLRYFNTLTEGRYNQVGLSPDLSPMVFSADKGDHVDIGSELSTGTRDQLYFATRLALIPAISQGKKPPLLLDDPFVHFDPDRRAKAFALLKELAKDHQILLFTCGDGCDAYADTVINL